CAGTCCCGAGCTTACGAAGAGCCGCCCCGCGAGGTTTCGCTCCTCCGGGATGCCGAGCTTGGCGCGTCCGGCGTTCAGGATCGTGCTGTATGTGCCGTGCACGATTCCCTGGGGTCCGATGTACATCCAGCCGCCGGCGGTCATCTGCCCGTAATTCGCCACCCCCAGCGCCATCGCGCGGCGCCAGTTGGCCTGATCGTCAAAGCAGCCCACCATCAGGGCGTTGGTGATGATGACGCGCGGGGCTTCCGGGGGGGAAGCGAAAAGACCGACCGGATGGCCGGAGGCCACAACCAGTGTCTGCGTGCGGGTGAGCGCTTCAAGGTAGCGTTTGACAAGCTGGTACTGCATCCAGTTCTGGCAGACCTGACCGGTTTCGCCATAGGTCACCAGTTCGTAAGGGTAGAGGGCGACAGCGAAGTCGAGGTTGTTATCGATCATCACCTGCAGGGCCCGGCCTTCGAGGCACTGCCCCTTGTAGTCGCCGACGGGCCGTCCGGTGATTTTCCCGGCAGGACGGAAGCGATAGCCGTAAATGCGCCCGCGTGTCGTCAGCTCCTCCAGAAACTCCGGGACCAGCGTCCCGTGCCACTTTTCCGGTATATAGCGCAGGGCGTTTTTCAGGGCGAGTTCGGTGTCTTTCGGGGATAGATCAAAGTGCCGGGTGGGCGCCCGGCGGATTCCCGGCGAGAACTCCGGGGGCGAAGGAAGCTCGTCAAAGATGGCGTCTATGCGGATCGTCATCGCCTTTACGAGGGAATCGTTTGAGATCATGGCGCCAACCTCCCAATATTTTTGTTCTTGTAGGCGGCGGCGCGCCGCCACGTCCGTTTGTTGCCATTTCGATCAAAAGCCTGCGGGCTGGAGTATAGGAGGCAGCGCCGAGTGGTGTCAAGATAAAATCCTTCTGCCGCCGGGATTGAAAGCCTCTTGCCTCATGTTGCCATTAGCGCCTTAAGCCGGAATCCTGTCGAAGAAACAACAAAATTGATCGGTCCGTAAAAAGTCTGAAATCCCCCTCCCTTAGGCCAGCACCTTGCAAGAAACCACCATTATTTATTGAAGTCGGTAACTGAGGAGGATGAATTTTTGTAGCAGCTTTGTACCCGTAATGCTTAGCCAAAAAGAGATTGCTTTTTACCTCCTTCACCTACTACTCATCAGTCCCAGACGGCCACACAAGATAAAGATTACAGGTAAAAAATGTACACAAAAAAAGGCAGGGCTAAGGACCCTGCCTTTGAAAGGATAGGACTACATCAGGGAATACTCGTGTCAACTAAGTTGTTGCTCTCATCCGATTCAGCAATACTTTTTAGAGAGTCTATAAAGGCAATCAAATGTCTTCCTGCCGGAGATGAAGTTGTCGTGAATCGGATGCTGGTCGCTTTACTGGAATTTGCGCTTAAGACCTTGTATTTATATGTCTTCACCAATAAATCATTGTCACTCAATGAACCATCATCGGAAAGAAAAAAATCAACCTGGACATTGCTGAAGTTCATTTGACTTGCGTTGGTGACAGTGAACGTGCCTGAAACGGTGTAAACACCTCTTTTCGGGCCAGTCCACGTAACATTTGACCAACTGCCCAAAAGGTCCACGGCTGTACCGTCGACGCCCGTTCCTGTCAGAGAAATGTTCAAAGGATTCTCATCGGGATCATTAGATTGGATAGTTATCGTAGCCGATTTTGCACCGGCCGAAAGCGGGGAAAATTGGGCCTGAAACGTACAACTCGACGAGGGGGCTATGGGCGTGGAGCAAGCTCCAGTGATACTGAATTCTGATGTGTCTGCTATGGCGATGGTTCCTATACTGAGGTCAGCCGATCCTGTATTGGAGACCGTAAAGGTTTTCGTGGAAGTGTCGCCGATGTTTATATTCACAAAATTATATGAACCGGGAGAAACGGAGATATCAGGTGTCCTAATAACATTTCCCGCAAGATTCACGATGCTTACGCTCAAGAGTTTCATCCCCGAATAACTGGTACCCCAAATCATCGTATGGTCGTTATTGTCCCAAGTGTCATGAATATAAACCGTTTTTGTGGAATCATCATAACCCACGCCAACGATCGAATGCCCCTGGAGATTTAGCAACACAGGCCGTCCAGCATCGATTTCCGCCTTGAATTGTGCAAATGAAAAGCCCCCGCGTTTGGCATTGTCCGTCGCCTGGGCATAGCAATCTGTAACCGTATATCCCTTCGCTTCATAAAACAGTTTTCTTCCGTAAGTCCCGTCCTCGTCGGCAATGCTAAAACCTTCCATGGCGCTGCAGCTGAGCGGGGTGGCTGAGCTACTATAAGAATAGAAACTGGTTGATCCGTCGTCATTGCCGTAAGCAGATTGGCTGGTTTTCATGAAATCGCCGATCGCATCACCCCAGGCATGTTGGGACCAAGGTTCCGTTATATAAGGATCGTCTTTGCCGCTCAAATAAGAATACCAATAATCATCTATTGAGCCGTAGGTTTTCCTTTCGTCCAATCCGAAATGAGAGGCGATTAACGGGTTGTCAGGATATGTATCTCCAGCCCTATCTGGCCAGATTCCCCAAGCGGCATCTTCAACTATAGGGATCATACCATCATCCGTAGGCCCTTTATAAATGTTCGGAAAGTCGGTTCGGTCATAATACCCGGCGATCATTGCGCCTGAAACTGCCGAGCAGCCAAAAACCCATCTGAATGCGGGAACCTGCGGCAATGAGCCGACCATCGATTCCACACTGATTTTCGGCAATGAAACGTGAGCGCGCTCACGTTCGTACCCTGGAGGTGGCTTCGGCGGGCCGTTAATTATACTACGTTCAAGAACAATTCCGTCACTGTAAGTCGTCGTTTGGGTACTGAAATGCTTGTTAATGATATTCAATGGTCCTTTTTCAACTGGAATCTTCAGGGCAACAGGTTGTCCATAAACCGTCAATGGGGAGGCAAAAATAAAAATTGATAAGACGCTCAATAAGAACAATGGCATCACAGATTTCTTCATGGTAGTTCCCTCCTTTCTATATTTCTTGAAATAAAATAATAACTCAAGGTACCTAAACAACGCCTCGCCCTCTGCTGGTCAATAACGGGGTGCCAAGAATCGCCTCATGGCACCACCCTCTCGTCAAGGGTTAACATCCATTGCGAACCTGCTAAAGTACCCGACGATGGTATAAAGATGGTCCTGTTTTCTCTCCAAGTCAAGAAAAATAATCTTATCGATAGCACTTTAAAGGGTGGATATCTGTCAAAATTACCGGACGCTTGACTACAGGAAGTAGACCTCAAATCGTCATCCCCGCCTTTTTAAAAGAACAATACGCTCTATTTCCGAACGAAAGCAAGCATTTTCCTCAAGGTTGACTTTTTGAGGACTACAGGAAGGAGGCTTCGATCCCGATCTTCCTCCCAAAATGCCATCTTTCAACCCGAACTCGGTAATATCCGTTGATTACCCCAATTGCAACTTGTATTTGGAGGGAATTTTCTGAGGATTTTGACTGAAGAGGGAATTGTATGGTAGTCAACCTTTCCACAAAAAATCTTTCTTGAGGGAAGCACAAGGATTATGTGGATTAAGTGCTGTTCGGCCCCCACCGGATTATTTGCACGATAGAGAATTTATGATAAATTGCCGCCTGATGGATTATGCGGCGACGAACTCGATTTTTACCCGCATTCCCGTTGATCCAGCGATCTTTTCCAATGTCTTGAGAGTGAAGCCCTCATACTCGCCGCTTTCGATCCTTGAAATTGCCTGCTGGCTGGTTCCCATAAGCTTTGCCAACTGCTGTTGCGATAATCCCTTCTTATCACGCAGCTCTGCAATCTTTATCGCCAGCATGAGAGCTTGTTTCTGCTTAACATCATGATACTGGTATTTTTTACCGCAGTACTATCCCGTTACGATTCGGCTCTCTATTTCTTGTCAGGGTGGGTGTTTGCATGTTTGAGCAGGCTTCCGTCACTCACCAGTTTGCGCATGGTTTCGATGTGCGGGTAGAGCGCCTCATCTTTTTCGAGGAACGGGATGTGGCTGCGGATGAGTTCGTAGGCCGGGGCGGTGCCTTTTCCCATTCTGGCTTCCGGACCGAGAATCTTGCGCCTGAAATCGATGCCTTGCGCGGCGGAAAGCAGCTCTATGGCCAGGATTGTTTCCACGTTCGTCGCAATCTCGCGGGCCTGACGCGCAGCTGCCGGCCCCATGCTGACATGGTCTTCGATATTGGCCGAGGTCGGGATGGTGTCCACGCTGGACGGGTGGGACAGCACCTTGTTTTCGGAGGCGAGCGCGGCGGCGGTGTACTGAACCAGCATGAACCCCGAGTTAACCCCTCCGTCGTTGATCAAAAATGGGGGAAGGATGTGATTATTGCTGTCCGCGTCCACCAGCCTCGCGATGCGCCGTTCCGAGATGTTCCCCAGTTCGGCCAGGGCAAAAGCCAGGTAATCCATCGAGATTGCCAGCGGCTCCCCGTGGAAATTTCCGCCCGAAAGCACGGTGGCGTTTTCGTTTTCATCAAAGAAAATCAAAGGGTTATCTGTTGCGGAATTCAGCTCGATGTTCATCACCCAGCGGGCGTAGGCGATTGCATCCATGATCGCGCCATGCACCTGGGGAATGCAGCGCAGCGTGTAGGCGTCCTGCACGTTGAGCGGGTCGTCGGGTCTGGTGAAGGTGGATCCCTCGATAAGCTGGCGCATGTAGGCGGCGCATTCCACCTGACGGGGATGGGGGCGGGCGGCGTGGATGCGCGCATCGAAGGCGCGCGGGGTGCCGTGCAGGGCCTCCAGGCTCATCGCCCCGGCAAGTCCCGCTATATGGGTCAACTGCTCGGCTCTGCAGGTGACCAGCACCCCTATCGCGTTCATCATGGTCGTTCCGTTGGTGATGCCGTAAACGACTTCGCCGCGGGCCACGAAATCCTGAACAGTCCGGGCCGCCCGCCTTACGTTATCCCAGGCCGCCGGGGCAATCGATACCTGAATTGCGGGATTATTGGCAACGGCAAGCACTCCTTCGATGGTCAGTGATTCGCCGTCCAGGACTAATTGGGACTGGTATGAGGTGGACATAATAATCTCCTGTTGTTTATCTTCCGCAATATTTGTTATTCAGGATCAGCGGCATCCTCCGGACGCTGTACGAAGGCGGCCGCCGATTCCCCGGCGAGGTGGCCGGTGGAGAAGGCGGCCTGGAGGTTGTAGCCGCCGGTATCGGCGTCGATGTCCATCACCTCCCCGCAGAAGAAAAGGCCGCCCACCAGCCGGGAGGCCATTGTCCGCGGATCGATCTCGGCAAGAGAAACGCCGCCTGCGGTCACAATCGCCGAGTTCAGCGGCAGCGGCCCCTTGATGGTAAAGCAGAGCCCCTTCAGCAAAGCGAGGAGCCGATCACGTTCCGGCGCCGTGATCTGACTTCCCGTCCGTTCCGCCGGGATGCTGCACATTTGGATAAACGGCTCGATCATCTTATGAGGGAGCAGTCCCGGCAGCAGGTTCCGAAAACTTCGCTTGCCGCCCGCGTCGAAATCCCGCTGCAGGCGGGCGCGCAGCTCCTCGAAGGAAAGGGCGGGTTTGAGATCGATCGCGACGCTGACCGGACCCTCCGCGAGGGCGTCCACCACGGCAAGGCTCATCAAGAGCGTGATCGGTCCGCCTATCCCGAAATGGGTAAAGAGCATCTCCCCCATTCGGCTTTCGATCACCACCCCTTTTTTCCGTATTCGCTCCAGGCCGCGCCCCACATCTTCCTGCGGGACAAAGGCTGGGGAAAAAAGGTCAATCTTTCCGCGAAAGGCGGTAAGCCGGACATTCTTTAGGCTCACCCCCTGCATCGCCTTGGCCTTTTCAATTTCAGCGACAATCAGTGGGACGAGGGCCGGCCTGGGCTTTACGATCTTGTGTCCCACCGCAGCCGCAAGCCGGAAACCGTCGCCGTTCGAACCTGTTTCCTGCCAACTGGCGCCGCCCGCCGCGAGGATTGCCGCCCGGGCCGACAAAAACCCCTTCCGCGTTTGCACCCCCGAAAGCTTGCCGTTTCCGATAACGAGCCTGCTTGCCGGGGAATTCAAGAGCAACTCCACCTTGCCCTCTTGCAGATAGCTCCGGAAGGCCCTTACTACATCCGCCGCCTCGTCGGAAACGGGGAAAATCCGCCCGCCCCGCTCGGTCTTTGTTGCGACCCCGAAACGAGCCAGGAAGGAAAGCAGGTCATCCCGGAAAAAGCGGTGAAAGGCTCCGTGTAAAAATCGGCCATTGGGGCCGTACATGGGCAGAAATTCAGCGAGGCTGCGGGCGTTGGACAGATTGCAGCGGGACTTGCCGCTGATCAGGATTTTCTTGCCCAGCCCCTCCATTTTTTCGAGCAGGACGACCGTTGCCCCCAGCTCTGCGGCCCGGCCGGCGGCCATCATTCCCCCCGCGCCCCCGCCGATCACGATCACCCGATTGCCCTTTGGCTCAGCCACGCCCGGCAAGAAGTTTTTCTGATCCTGTTTGATAATTGCCCGCCCGGATACTGGCTGGACGCGGCCTTGCCTTTCTGCCTTCAAACCCCGTCCCTCCCGGAGCTGATCATCTTGCGCAGCTCTTCCCAAGCGATATCATTGTGAAGACAGTCATAACGCTCCGCCACGATGACCTGGGGGATAAGCCGCCGCCCTTTCAGATGTACGCCTCTGCCGGTTATCCTTGTTGATTTGATGCCCCGTTCGATCTCGTAGGCGCAGGCCGCGCCGATCGCCGCCCGGATATCCTTTCTTTCGGTAAGTCGTTTCGTAAAATTGGTGCTGGGGGAGATGTAGAACTGCCAGCCTTTCTCCTTGCACAAAGCGAGAATCTCGCCGCAGCGGCAATCTCCGCACTTCATGCAGAGAACGCCCTCATTTTTGGAGAAATGGGCGCGGCATTTATCCCCGGTCAGGCAGTGGGGCAGGATGACCGCTTTTTCAGAGGGAGGAAGCCGGTCGAACTCTTCACGATAGCAGGAATTGACGTTACCGGCGAGGTCCAGGCCGATCCCCAGCCGGTTCAGAAAAGCCCGAAAAGGATAGAACAGCAGCGTAAAGAGCAGCCTCGACTTTTTTGAAATACTTGTCATCGGATATTACCCGTCCTCATGGAAAAATTTTTAAACTTGGAGAACCCGCTGAATCATGGACCTGAAAGTTTCACGGGAATAGCATAAAATAAATGGGGAAAGCAATTTTTTTAGCTCTTTATGACTACCATCGGGGCAACATCTATGTTATAGGTGCACCCGTTTACGTTTATTTGTGGCCATTAAGGTCACTATCCCCTTTAAAAGGCCTCGGAGCGCTGAATTTGGACTTGAATTCCAGAAAAATCGTCTTTGTGGTGAATCCCCATTCGGGAAACGGAAAAACGGGCAGGGAGTGGCCGCGGATCAACCGGCTGGCCGAGGAAATTCTGGGTCCGTTCCAAACCTGCCTTACCAGAGGACCGGGCGACGCCACTTGCTTGACAAGAGCTTGTCTTCTCGAGGGAGCGAACATTGTCGTCTGCGTCGGCGGGGACGGTACGCTCAACGAGGTTATCAACGGTTTTTTTGATGATGACGCGCCAGTTCGCACGGGGGTTTCCCTCGGGTTCATTCCCAACGGCACCGGCTGCGATTTTGCCCGCACCTTTCCCGCTGTGTCCGGAATAAGGGCCGCCCTGCAAGCGATAAAAACCGCTTCTACCAGAACGATAGACCTCGGACGCATCCGCTTTCGCAATCATCAGGGCGGCACAACCAGCCGGTATTTTCACAATATCGCGAGTTTCGGCATGGGAGGAGAGGTCGTCGAGCGGGTAAACCGCACGAGCAAGGCCTTTGGCCCTTTTGTCACCTTTATCTGGGGGACACTGCTGACGCTGTTTTCTTACAAAAAAAAGGCGGTCACGATCGGCGTGGATGACGGCAAAAAGTTAACAAAAGACATCTTTCATATCGCCGTTGCCAACGGCCGTTACCAGGGCGGCGGGATGCTGGTTGCACCCGATGCAGTCATGGACGATGGCTTTTTTCAGGTAACGATTATAGGCGCCATGAGCCTGCCGCTTGTTCTCCTGCGCTTGCCGAAGCTCTACAACGGAAAGATAAAAAGCATCCCCCAGGTCTTCGTTACAACCGGCAAGCGGGTAACCCTGTCCTCCGACGAACAGGTTCTGTTCGATATTGACGGCGAACAGCCCGGAATTTTGCCGGCGGTATTGGAAATTGTCCCGGCGGCCATCGCGATGATCGTGAAAAACTGACCAATAACTACCCTTCCCGGAAGACCTTTATGGTTGCCGCCGGCCAGGTTAACTGAGCAGAGCCTCCTGCAAAAACTCACAGGCCACGGCGTCGTCATCGACAACAAGGATGCGGATTGCCTGCGTTTTCTTATCCAAGCCCCTTTTCTCCCATGTAACTTGCCAAATCGGCCACGCGGCAGGAGTAGCCCCATTCGTTGTCGTACCAGGAAACGACTTTGGCCATATTGCCCCGGAGCACCTGGGTGAATTCGACATCGACGATCGAGGAGTGGAAATTCCCCTTGAAGTCCATCGAAACCAGCCCCTGCTCTTCGCAGTCCATGATTCCCTTGAGCTGTTTTTTTGCCGCTGCGCGGAGCGCGTCGCGGAGTTCCTCCGTTGTGGTCTTCTTCTTCAGCTCGGCGGTGAAATCGACGATCGATACCGTCGGCGTCGGCACCCGGAGCGAATAGCCGTCAAAGCGGCCGGCCAGCTCCGGAATGACGAGGGACAGTGCTCTGGCCGCACCGGTGGTGGTCGGGATGATGTTCACCGCCGCCGCGCGGGCCCGCCGCAGATCCTTGTGCGGGGCATCCAGGATGCGCTGGTCGTTCGTGTAGGAGTGAATCGTCGTCATCATCCCCTTTTCGATGCCGAAGGCCTTGTGCACAACCAGCACCGGGGGCGCCAGGCAGTTCGTTGTGCAGGAGGCGTTCGAGACGATATGGTGCTTCTGCGGTTTGTAATCCCTGTGGTTTACCCCCATGACAATCGTGATATCCTCCTCCTTCGCCGGGGCGCTGATAATCACCTTCTTGGCTCCGGCCTCAAGGTGCGCCGAGGCCTTAGGCCCGGTCAGGAAAAGCCCGGTGCTCTCGATGACGATATCTACCCCCGCATCGTCCCACGGGATGGAGGCGGGATCGCGAAAGGCAAAGCTCTGGATTTTCTTGCCGTTAATCAGCAGGGCCTCTTTTCCGGTGGAAACCTCCCCCGCGTAAATGCCGTAGTTGGTGTCGTATTTGAACAGATGGGCGTTTGTTTCGACATCGAAGAGATCGTTTACGGCAACCACCTGCAGGGTGTCGGGATAACGCTCCAGAACAGCCTTCAAAACCTGGCGCCCAATCCGGCCAAAACCGTTTATGCCAAGACGAATCATAAAAACCTCCCTCTTTATTTTAGTTGTCGTCAATCCGGTATTTGTTTTCCACCAGCAGATCGCAGCGCGTCTGGAGCACCTCGTGCATCCGGGCGTTGTCAATGGCGATCGCGCTGAGATTGGCCGCCGCCTTCAGAAACTTGAGTTCATCTTCATTGAACTCTCGCACCCGGTCGGAATAGACGCGCAAAACGCCGATCGCCTTTT
The sequence above is a segment of the Syntrophobacterales bacterium genome. Coding sequences within it:
- a CDS encoding choice-of-anchor D domain-containing protein is translated as MKKSVMPLFLLSVLSIFIFASPLTVYGQPVALKIPVEKGPLNIINKHFSTQTTTYSDGIVLERSIINGPPKPPPGYERERAHVSLPKISVESMVGSLPQVPAFRWVFGCSAVSGAMIAGYYDRTDFPNIYKGPTDDGMIPIVEDAAWGIWPDRAGDTYPDNPLIASHFGLDERKTYGSIDDYWYSYLSGKDDPYITEPWSQHAWGDAIGDFMKTSQSAYGNDDGSTSFYSYSSSATPLSCSAMEGFSIADEDGTYGRKLFYEAKGYTVTDCYAQATDNAKRGGFSFAQFKAEIDAGRPVLLNLQGHSIVGVGYDDSTKTVYIHDTWDNNDHTMIWGTSYSGMKLLSVSIVNLAGNVIRTPDISVSPGSYNFVNINIGDTSTKTFTVSNTGSADLSIGTIAIADTSEFSITGACSTPIAPSSSCTFQAQFSPLSAGAKSATITIQSNDPDENPLNISLTGTGVDGTAVDLLGSWSNVTWTGPKRGVYTVSGTFTVTNASQMNFSNVQVDFFLSDDGSLSDNDLLVKTYKYKVLSANSSKATSIRFTTTSSPAGRHLIAFIDSLKSIAESDESNNLVDTSIP
- a CDS encoding helix-turn-helix transcriptional regulator; translated protein: MLAIKIAELRDKKGLSQQQLAKLMGTSQQAISRIESGEYEGFTLKTLEKIAGSTGMRVKIEFVAA
- a CDS encoding aromatic amino acid lyase, which translates into the protein MSTSYQSQLVLDGESLTIEGVLAVANNPAIQVSIAPAAWDNVRRAARTVQDFVARGEVVYGITNGTTMMNAIGVLVTCRAEQLTHIAGLAGAMSLEALHGTPRAFDARIHAARPHPRQVECAAYMRQLIEGSTFTRPDDPLNVQDAYTLRCIPQVHGAIMDAIAYARWVMNIELNSATDNPLIFFDENENATVLSGGNFHGEPLAISMDYLAFALAELGNISERRIARLVDADSNNHILPPFLINDGGVNSGFMLVQYTAAALASENKVLSHPSSVDTIPTSANIEDHVSMGPAAARQAREIATNVETILAIELLSAAQGIDFRRKILGPEARMGKGTAPAYELIRSHIPFLEKDEALYPHIETMRKLVSDGSLLKHANTHPDKK
- a CDS encoding NAD(P)/FAD-dependent oxidoreductase; amino-acid sequence: MKAERQGRVQPVSGRAIIKQDQKNFLPGVAEPKGNRVIVIGGGAGGMMAAGRAAELGATVVLLEKMEGLGKKILISGKSRCNLSNARSLAEFLPMYGPNGRFLHGAFHRFFRDDLLSFLARFGVATKTERGGRIFPVSDEAADVVRAFRSYLQEGKVELLLNSPASRLVIGNGKLSGVQTRKGFLSARAAILAAGGASWQETGSNGDGFRLAAAVGHKIVKPRPALVPLIVAEIEKAKAMQGVSLKNVRLTAFRGKIDLFSPAFVPQEDVGRGLERIRKKGVVIESRMGEMLFTHFGIGGPITLLMSLAVVDALAEGPVSVAIDLKPALSFEELRARLQRDFDAGGKRSFRNLLPGLLPHKMIEPFIQMCSIPAERTGSQITAPERDRLLALLKGLCFTIKGPLPLNSAIVTAGGVSLAEIDPRTMASRLVGGLFFCGEVMDIDADTGGYNLQAAFSTGHLAGESAAAFVQRPEDAADPE
- a CDS encoding DUF116 domain-containing protein, translated to MTSISKKSRLLFTLLFYPFRAFLNRLGIGLDLAGNVNSCYREEFDRLPPSEKAVILPHCLTGDKCRAHFSKNEGVLCMKCGDCRCGEILALCKEKGWQFYISPSTNFTKRLTERKDIRAAIGAACAYEIERGIKSTRITGRGVHLKGRRLIPQVIVAERYDCLHNDIAWEELRKMISSGRDGV
- a CDS encoding diacylglycerol kinase family lipid kinase; translation: MNSRKIVFVVNPHSGNGKTGREWPRINRLAEEILGPFQTCLTRGPGDATCLTRACLLEGANIVVCVGGDGTLNEVINGFFDDDAPVRTGVSLGFIPNGTGCDFARTFPAVSGIRAALQAIKTASTRTIDLGRIRFRNHQGGTTSRYFHNIASFGMGGEVVERVNRTSKAFGPFVTFIWGTLLTLFSYKKKAVTIGVDDGKKLTKDIFHIAVANGRYQGGGMLVAPDAVMDDGFFQVTIIGAMSLPLVLLRLPKLYNGKIKSIPQVFVTTGKRVTLSSDEQVLFDIDGEQPGILPAVLEIVPAAIAMIVKN
- the gap gene encoding type I glyceraldehyde-3-phosphate dehydrogenase, translated to MIRLGINGFGRIGRQVLKAVLERYPDTLQVVAVNDLFDVETNAHLFKYDTNYGIYAGEVSTGKEALLINGKKIQSFAFRDPASIPWDDAGVDIVIESTGLFLTGPKASAHLEAGAKKVIISAPAKEEDITIVMGVNHRDYKPQKHHIVSNASCTTNCLAPPVLVVHKAFGIEKGMMTTIHSYTNDQRILDAPHKDLRRARAAAVNIIPTTTGAARALSLVIPELAGRFDGYSLRVPTPTVSIVDFTAELKKKTTTEELRDALRAAAKKQLKGIMDCEEQGLVSMDFKGNFHSSIVDVEFTQVLRGNMAKVVSWYDNEWGYSCRVADLASYMGEKGLG